A genome region from Geodermatophilus bullaregiensis includes the following:
- a CDS encoding carbohydrate ABC transporter permease yields the protein MTQTTLPPVEKTQPVSSPRGTISDRSRAERKLGWLLAGPAFLVMLLVTAYPILQAVYDSLFSYRLTDPENRAFNGLSNYWVVLTDPLWWQSVGVTVLITVVTVAVELVLGFALALVMVKALSSIRPVVRAAILIPYAVITVVSAFAWQFAFNIQTGFVNSWFAWLPGIASTTDWFGGTGTSLLVICLAEIWKTTPFISLLLLAGLAQVPEVLQEAAKVDGATRWQRLWKVTIPNMKAAIMVALLFRTLDAFRVFDSIYIMTAGANGTESVSFLAYRQTIARLEIGLGSAVSVLLFLAVVLIAFLFIKGFKVDLAQARGER from the coding sequence ATGACCCAGACCACCCTCCCGCCGGTCGAGAAGACCCAGCCGGTCTCCTCACCTCGCGGGACGATCAGCGACCGATCGCGGGCCGAGCGCAAACTCGGCTGGCTCCTGGCCGGACCGGCGTTCCTGGTCATGCTCCTGGTGACCGCGTACCCGATCCTGCAGGCGGTCTACGACTCGCTGTTCAGCTACCGGCTCACCGACCCCGAGAACCGGGCGTTCAACGGGCTGTCGAACTACTGGGTGGTCCTCACCGACCCCCTGTGGTGGCAGTCGGTGGGCGTCACGGTGCTCATCACGGTGGTCACCGTCGCCGTGGAGCTGGTGCTCGGCTTTGCCCTGGCGCTGGTCATGGTCAAGGCCCTGTCGTCGATCCGGCCCGTCGTCCGGGCGGCGATCCTCATCCCGTACGCGGTCATCACGGTCGTGTCCGCCTTCGCCTGGCAGTTCGCCTTCAACATCCAGACCGGCTTCGTCAACAGCTGGTTCGCGTGGCTCCCCGGGATCGCCTCGACCACCGACTGGTTCGGCGGCACCGGCACCTCGCTGCTGGTGATCTGCCTGGCCGAGATCTGGAAGACCACACCGTTCATCTCCCTCCTCCTGCTCGCCGGCCTGGCGCAGGTGCCCGAGGTGCTCCAGGAGGCGGCGAAGGTCGACGGCGCCACCCGGTGGCAGCGGCTGTGGAAGGTGACCATCCCGAACATGAAGGCCGCGATCATGGTGGCCCTGCTGTTCCGGACGCTGGACGCCTTCCGGGTCTTCGACAGCATCTACATCATGACGGCGGGGGCCAACGGCACCGAGTCGGTGTCCTTCCTCGCCTACCGGCAGACCATCGCGCGGTTGGAGATCGGCCTCGGCTCGGCGGTCTCGGTCCTGCTCTTCCTCGCGGTCGTGCTGATCGCGTTCCTGTTCATCAAGGGCTTCAAGGTCGACCTGGCCCAGGCG
- a CDS encoding extracellular solute-binding protein, translating to MLGGAATAFVLASTLAACGGGGEDSATPVLNWYINPDSGGQATIAERCSEESDGAYRIAVSILPRESSAQREQLVRRLAANDASIDIVSLDPPYIPEFAQAGFLAPVPADLADRVTEGVVQSSIEGSTWNEELVTVPFWANTQLLWYRKSVAEAAGLDMTQPVTWEQIVQAAQDTGTIVSAQGRRAESLTVWFNALIESAGGSVIEENSTDPDQIQLGLTSPAGERAAEVMALVADSGVVGAAFSTSSEDTSATQFESEDGGFMVNWPFVWSRALSAVEAGTLDASVPDDYGWTIYPRVDAETPSAPPYGGINLGVGAFSDNVDLAYQATECITTDENQAEYMITNGNPASSVAVYDDPEVQEAFPMAATIRDSLELAAPRPQTPYYSEVSGGLQREYHPPSSASPETAQRAAELISAVLSGEQLL from the coding sequence GTGCTGGGCGGGGCTGCGACCGCGTTCGTCCTGGCGTCCACCCTGGCAGCCTGCGGTGGCGGGGGAGAGGACTCCGCCACCCCGGTCCTCAACTGGTACATCAACCCCGACTCGGGGGGACAGGCGACCATCGCCGAGAGGTGCTCCGAGGAGTCGGACGGCGCCTACCGGATCGCGGTGTCCATCCTGCCACGGGAGTCCTCGGCCCAGCGCGAGCAGCTCGTCCGCCGGCTCGCGGCCAACGACGCCTCGATCGACATCGTCAGCCTCGACCCGCCCTACATCCCCGAGTTCGCCCAGGCCGGCTTCCTCGCTCCCGTCCCGGCGGACCTCGCCGACCGGGTGACCGAGGGCGTCGTCCAGAGCTCCATCGAGGGCTCGACCTGGAACGAGGAGCTGGTCACGGTGCCGTTCTGGGCCAACACCCAGCTGCTCTGGTACCGCAAGTCGGTCGCCGAGGCCGCCGGGCTGGACATGACCCAGCCGGTCACGTGGGAGCAGATCGTCCAGGCCGCCCAGGACACCGGGACGATCGTCAGCGCCCAGGGACGGCGAGCCGAGTCGCTCACCGTGTGGTTCAACGCGCTCATCGAGTCGGCGGGCGGCTCGGTCATCGAGGAGAACTCCACCGACCCCGACCAGATCCAGCTCGGCCTGACCAGCCCGGCCGGTGAGCGTGCCGCCGAGGTCATGGCGCTCGTGGCGGACTCCGGCGTCGTCGGGGCGGCCTTCTCCACCTCGAGCGAGGACACCTCCGCCACGCAGTTCGAGAGCGAGGACGGCGGCTTCATGGTCAACTGGCCGTTCGTCTGGTCCCGCGCCCTCAGCGCCGTCGAGGCCGGCACGCTCGACGCCTCGGTGCCCGACGACTACGGGTGGACGATCTACCCGCGGGTGGACGCCGAGACCCCGAGCGCGCCGCCGTACGGCGGGATCAACCTCGGCGTGGGTGCCTTCAGCGACAACGTCGACCTCGCCTACCAGGCGACCGAGTGCATCACCACCGACGAGAACCAGGCCGAGTACATGATCACCAACGGCAACCCGGCGTCGTCGGTGGCCGTGTACGACGACCCGGAGGTCCAGGAGGCCTTCCCGATGGCGGCCACCATCCGGGACTCCCTGGAGCTGGCGGCACCCCGGCCGCAGACCCCCTACTACAGCGAGGTCTCCGGCGGCCTCCAGCGCGAGTACCACCCGCCGTCGTCGGCCTCACCCGAGACGGCCCAGCGGGCCGCCGAACTCATCAGCGCCGTTCTGAGCGGAGAGCAGCTGCTATGA
- a CDS encoding DUF4032 domain-containing protein, whose amino-acid sequence MRYLFRPPGTDGARLLALPWDQPLEEWDPGLLLEVPQRGISRHVVRFVAEQGAVFALKEIAEPLARHEYALLGEFEAEGLPAVSVLGICVDRPHGQDAILVTRYLEYSMSYRYLFSRPSARQSVDQLMDTLVVLLVRLHLAGVFWGDCSLSNTLFRLDAGALAAHLVDAETAERHPQLSRGQRGYDVDLARERVGAELLDLQFGELLPAGVDPIEVADSLPVRYESLWEEVNREEAFRAEEQRYRVAERLRRLNDLGFDVGEVELVTSEEGARLRVETRVSAPGQHRRELFRLTGLEVQENQARRLLNDLRTYRAYLEQRSGAPVSEAVAGARWLSEVYQPVVDAIPAELAGRLAPAEVFHEVLEHRWFLSEKAGRDVGTTEATRSYVSTVLAATPVELTTPSVIATRP is encoded by the coding sequence GTGCGGTACCTGTTCCGTCCCCCGGGGACGGACGGCGCGAGGTTGCTCGCCCTGCCCTGGGACCAGCCGCTCGAGGAGTGGGACCCCGGACTCCTGCTCGAGGTGCCGCAGCGCGGCATCTCGCGGCACGTCGTGCGCTTCGTCGCCGAGCAGGGCGCGGTCTTCGCCCTCAAGGAGATCGCCGAGCCGCTGGCCAGGCACGAGTACGCGCTGCTCGGCGAGTTCGAGGCGGAGGGCCTGCCGGCGGTCTCCGTGCTGGGCATCTGCGTGGACCGGCCCCACGGGCAGGACGCCATCCTCGTCACCCGCTACCTCGAGTACTCGATGTCCTACCGCTACCTGTTCTCCCGGCCCAGCGCGCGGCAGTCGGTGGACCAGCTCATGGACACCCTCGTCGTGCTGCTCGTGCGCCTGCACCTGGCCGGGGTGTTCTGGGGTGACTGCTCGCTGTCCAACACGCTCTTCCGGCTGGACGCCGGTGCGCTGGCGGCCCACCTCGTCGACGCCGAGACCGCCGAGCGCCACCCGCAGCTGAGCCGGGGGCAGCGCGGCTACGACGTCGACCTGGCGCGGGAGCGCGTGGGCGCCGAGCTGCTGGACCTGCAGTTCGGAGAGCTGCTGCCGGCCGGCGTCGACCCGATCGAGGTCGCCGACAGCCTGCCCGTGCGCTACGAGTCCCTGTGGGAGGAGGTCAACCGCGAGGAGGCCTTCCGCGCCGAGGAGCAGCGCTACCGGGTGGCCGAGCGGCTGCGGCGGCTCAACGACCTCGGCTTCGACGTCGGCGAGGTCGAGCTGGTGACCTCCGAGGAGGGTGCGCGCCTGCGGGTCGAGACCCGGGTCTCCGCGCCGGGACAGCACCGGCGGGAGCTCTTCCGGCTCACCGGCCTGGAGGTGCAGGAGAACCAGGCGCGGCGGCTGCTCAACGACCTGCGCACCTACCGCGCCTACCTGGAGCAGAGGAGCGGCGCCCCGGTGTCGGAGGCGGTGGCCGGGGCCCGCTGGCTGTCCGAGGTCTACCAACCCGTGGTCGACGCCATCCCCGCGGAGCTCGCCGGGCGGCTGGCACCGGCCGAGGTCTTCCACGAGGTGCTCGAGCACCGGTGGTTCCTCTCGGAGAAGGCCGGGCGCGACGTCGGCACGACGGAGGCCACCCGGTCCTACGTCAGCACCGTCCTCGCGGCCACCCCCGTGGAGCTCACGACGCCCTCGGTGATCGCCACCCGGCCCTGA